In one Candidatus Neomarinimicrobiota bacterium genomic region, the following are encoded:
- the nuoD gene encoding NADH dehydrogenase (quinone) subunit D, protein MNLEAKSLSTETMVLNFGPSHPATHGTLRVVMELDGEVVTNVAPEIGFLHCGFEKLAEHLDFNQYITVTDRMNYISPMCNNVAFALSAEKLLGIEVPKRAQYIRVFMCELSRIADHLVQIGMQAVDIGAFTVFLYGFRLRERIYDLFEMVCGARLTTSYTRVGGLMRDLPDTFMPAAGDLLDKVPDTINEIDGLLTHNRIWLDRTRNIGPISHDDAISYGLTGPIARAAGVDYDLRVKEPYSSYEDFDFDVIIGQNGDVYDRYLMRMYEMRESLKICRQVLEKLPAGPVNVDAESKYILPPRPEVFNSIEGLIHHFMVTMENQGFTPPVGEAYIPTESPNGELGYFIVSDGRREPYRVRTRPPSLVNYSAFPKMMENMMVSDAVAILGSLNVIAGELDR, encoded by the coding sequence ATGAACCTGGAAGCCAAATCCCTGAGTACCGAGACCATGGTCCTGAATTTTGGACCGTCGCACCCGGCCACCCACGGGACACTGCGGGTGGTTATGGAACTGGATGGCGAAGTGGTCACTAACGTCGCGCCGGAAATTGGCTTCCTGCACTGTGGATTTGAGAAACTGGCTGAACATCTGGACTTCAATCAGTACATCACCGTCACTGACCGGATGAACTATATCTCGCCCATGTGCAACAATGTGGCCTTCGCCTTGTCGGCGGAAAAATTGCTGGGTATCGAGGTGCCCAAGCGAGCCCAGTATATCCGGGTGTTCATGTGTGAGTTGTCCCGTATCGCTGATCACCTTGTCCAGATTGGCATGCAGGCGGTGGATATCGGGGCCTTCACGGTTTTTCTGTATGGCTTCCGCCTGCGGGAGCGGATTTATGATCTGTTCGAGATGGTTTGTGGCGCCCGCCTTACCACCAGCTACACTCGTGTAGGAGGGCTTATGCGGGATCTCCCGGATACTTTCATGCCCGCGGCCGGTGACCTACTGGATAAGGTGCCTGACACCATCAATGAAATTGACGGCCTCCTGACCCACAACCGCATCTGGCTGGACCGGACGAGAAATATCGGCCCCATCAGCCATGATGATGCCATCTCCTATGGCCTGACAGGACCGATCGCCCGGGCTGCGGGAGTGGACTACGACCTGCGCGTGAAGGAACCCTATTCTTCATATGAAGACTTCGATTTCGATGTCATCATTGGCCAGAATGGCGACGTTTACGACCGTTACCTCATGCGCATGTACGAGATGCGGGAAAGTCTGAAGATCTGCCGTCAGGTTCTGGAGAAGCTGCCCGCAGGTCCTGTGAACGTGGATGCGGAATCCAAGTATATTCTTCCGCCACGGCCAGAGGTGTTCAATTCTATCGAAGGGCTCATTCACCATTTTATGGTTACCATGGAGAACCAGGGCTTTACGCCACCAGTGGGTGAAGCCTATATCCCTACGGAAAGCCCTAACGGCGAGCTGGGCTACTTCATTGTCAGTGACGGCAGACGCGAGCCCTATCGGGTTCGGACCCGCCCCCCATCATTGGTCAACTACTCCGCCTTCCCCAAAATGATGGAGAACATGATGGTGTCGGATGCGGTAGCGA
- a CDS encoding NADH-quinone oxidoreductase subunit C: MAVFLKDKFPEAFFEITEFRAMLTIHIRGEKVLDLLRTLKTDPRFAFNFLADITAVDHLEIGGHARFSVVYHLLNQYESRRIVVRAWVDEEDPRLPSAYPLWKTANWLEREVYDLFGIEFTGHPNLIRIMNPDYFQYHPLRKDYPLQGRGERSNFRVVKRSIGSKWTEEKSSE, from the coding sequence TTGGCTGTTTTCCTCAAGGATAAATTCCCTGAGGCCTTCTTTGAGATCACTGAATTCCGGGCGATGCTGACCATCCATATTCGCGGTGAGAAAGTTCTCGATCTATTGAGGACCTTGAAAACCGACCCCAGGTTCGCCTTCAACTTTCTGGCGGACATCACAGCCGTGGATCATCTAGAGATAGGCGGGCATGCCAGGTTTTCGGTGGTCTATCATTTGCTCAACCAGTACGAGTCCAGGCGGATTGTGGTCCGCGCCTGGGTCGATGAGGAAGATCCTCGACTGCCATCCGCCTATCCCTTGTGGAAGACAGCCAACTGGCTGGAACGCGAAGTTTATGACCTGTTTGGCATCGAATTCACTGGCCACCCGAATCTAATCCGCATCATGAATCCCGATTACTTTCAGTACCATCCTCTTCGCAAGGACTACCCGCTGCAGGGGCGTGGGGAGCGGAGCAATTTCCGGGTCGTGAAGCGGAGCATTGGCAGCAAGTGGACAGAGGAGAAGAGCTCCGAATGA
- a CDS encoding NADH-quinone oxidoreductase subunit B, with protein MGVGQGGIGNWFTTKVDIFANWARENSLWPMPFGTACCGIELMSVLTSRHDIARFGAEAIRFSPRQSDLLIVAGRVPIKMMPVLTRIYEQMPEPKWVISMGACASSGGIFDTYSVIQGIDNFIPVDVYLPGCPPRPEAILDGLILIQKLIERDSLSHYKQPLEEAST; from the coding sequence ATGGGAGTAGGTCAAGGTGGAATAGGCAACTGGTTTACCACCAAGGTTGACATCTTTGCCAATTGGGCGCGGGAAAATTCCCTCTGGCCCATGCCTTTTGGGACCGCCTGTTGCGGGATTGAGCTCATGTCAGTGCTGACTTCCCGCCATGATATAGCCCGCTTTGGCGCTGAAGCCATTCGATTTTCGCCGCGGCAGTCGGATCTGCTTATTGTCGCGGGGCGGGTCCCCATCAAGATGATGCCCGTACTGACCCGTATCTACGAACAGATGCCGGAACCCAAATGGGTGATCTCCATGGGAGCCTGCGCGTCCAGCGGCGGGATATTCGATACCTACAGCGTGATCCAGGGAATTGACAACTTCATCCCGGTTGACGTGTATCTTCCCGGCTGTCCACCGCGGCCGGAGGCAATCCTTGATGGACTCATCCTGATTCAGAAGCTGATTGAGCGGGATTCCTTAAGCCACTATAAACAGCCCCTCGAAGAAGCCTCCACCTAA